A region of the Stutzerimonas stutzeri genome:
TCGGCCTGATGACCTACGAGGACGATGGCAAGTTGCTGGTCGACAGCGTCACCTTCGGCAGCCCGGCCGCCGAAGCGGGCCTGGAATTCGATCAGCAGATTCTCTCGGTGCGTGCACCGGTCGATCGCTGGCCGAAGGAATTCATGTGGATCCCGGGCTTCCTGCTGTTTGGGCTGATCGTCTGGATGCAGAGACGACGCAGGCAGCGTTGATCGGCAGTAAGCGTTAGCAAACGGAAACCCCGGCCCTGGATACATGGCCGGGGTTTTTTGTTGGCGGCGGGCGTATCAGGGTGCTCGCCTGGCGCGATCGTCCAAGCAGCATAGAGCGCTTCGGCATCCCTACGGGCGACTAGGCAGGCCTTCCGGGCAGCGGCTGCTCCTTCATGCGCATGTCGTGCGCAACCCGCGGCTCGCCGGTCGTGCGGGTTTTCCCGCTTCCGGAGCCCTCCAGTGCTGGGTACGCCGCGCTGCAGAACAGCGAGTTCAGGCGCTTCATGTCGGCGATCAGCTCCAGATGCGCGGCGCTGGTCTCGATGCTCTCCACCACTTGCTGGTGCAGGCGCTGCACGTGGGCATGCGCCAGTTCGCGCTCCAGCTTGCGGAACTGGCGTTTCTGCTGCAACAGTTGGCGGGCGCCGTGGGAATCGCCGGAGATGAACACCGAAAGCCCTAACCGCAGGTTGGCGCTGAGCAGCGCATGCAACTGGCCGAGCTCCTCCAGGCCGCTGTCGGAAAACGAGCGGCGCTTGGACGTCTTGAGATGCTGCACTTTGCTGACCATGTGCTCGATGCTGTCGCCGGCCTGCTCGAAGTTGATCGCCAGCTCGATGATCTCTGCCCAGCGCCGGCCCTCCTGCTCGGCGAGGTCCTCGCGGGGCATCTGCGCCAGGTACAGCTTCACGCCGCTGTAGAGCGCGTCGACGTCATCGTCCAGGCGGCGAATCTCATCGCCTGGCTCGGGGCGGTCTTCGCGCAACACTTCCAGCAGCCGCGCCAGCATCAGCTCCACCATGTCGCCGATGCGCAGGGTTTCACGAACCGCATTGGCCAGCGCCAGGCTTGGCGTATCCAGCGCCGCGGGGTCGAGGTGCCGCGGCTGTGCCACGCCGTTGTCCAGCGCCCGCTCCGGCAGCAGGTATTCACACAATTGCGCCATCGGCTTCACGGTGGGCAGCAGGATCTCGCAGCGCAGGCTGTTATAGATCAGGTGAAAGCCGATCACCTGGGTCTGTGCGCTGACACCCAGGGTGTCCATCCAGGCCACCAGCATGCCGAGAAACGGCAGCACGATCAGCCCGGCCAGCTTGTACAGCAGGTTGCCCAGCGCCACGCGGCGCGCCGAAGCCGGCTGCAGGCTGGCGTTGAACCAGGCGAGCAGGCCGCTGCCGATGTTGGCGCCGATCACCAGGCCCAGCGCCACCGGCAGGCTGATCAGGCCGGCGCCGGCCAGGGAAGAGAAGAGCACCTGCATGCCGCGCGCCTCGGTGATCGGCTCGGCGGCGTGCACGATCAGCTGCAGGGCAAGAATGATCAGGCCGAGGCCGATCAGCACGCGGCCGATCTGGCCGACGCGAGTCTGTTTGCGCGAGAGGAACAGGCAGACGCCAAGCAGCGTCAGCAGCGGCGATAGCCAGGAAAGATCGAGGGTCAGCACGCGGGCCATCAGCGCCGTGCCGACATCCGCCCCAAGCATGATCGCCAGCGCCGTGGGCAGCGCCATCAGTCCCTGGGCGACGAAGGAGATGGCCAGCAGCGCGGTGGCGTTGCTGCTCTGTACCAGCGCCGTGACGCCGATACCGGCACCGAAGGCCAGCGGCGCATTGCCCATGCTCTGGCCGAGCGCCCGTCGCAGGTGCGAGCCATACACTCGCATGATCCCGGTACGCACGATATGCGTACCCCAGACCAGCAGGGCGATAGACGACAACAGGTGCAACAGGGTCAGCATCGGTCGGGCTCCTGCCTCATCGAGCAGCAACGACGAAAGCCTGCGTCACAAGGACGCAGATCTTCACCGGGGATACTCGATTGACCCTGGCCTGTCGGCCCCGTTCACCGAAACGTCACAAAGCCCGTTTCGCCCGATCCTCAGGGACGGGTGTAGTAGCCGACACCGAGCAGTACGTCGTCGACCCGCTGGATCAGCGTGTGCTTCTGCTCGACCGCGTTGGTCGCCGGGTTGCGCCAGACGTAGTCGACGCTGCCGGATCCCTGCTTGCGCGCCAGTTCGATCATCTCCTTGAACAGCGGCTTGCCGGCGGCGTCGTTGACGTTGCGCACATCGACACCCACCAGGTTCGGCGAGCTGCCGCTGGCGCGGTAGCGACCATCGTCGAGGCCGATGACGAAGACGTACTCGTCGTTGAAGACGAAGCCGCCACGCGGGTCGTTGAAGTTGCGGAAGGCCGCCTCGGCACCCTTGTCCTTGACCTGCTGCACGGCGCGGTCGAGCAGCGCCTTGGCGTGCTCGGCGGTGGCGCGCGGAATGTAGTAACCGACGCAGAGCACGTGGTCGCCGACCTTGCGGAACTGGCTGAGCTTGTTCTCGACCTTGTTGTCGGCCGGGTTGAGCCACTTGTATTCGACTTCGCCGCTGTCCTGCTTGGTCGACTTGTCGAGGATTTCGCGGATGAACGACTTGCCGGCGGCGTCCTTGAGGTCAGCAACGTTCAACCCTACCAGGGCAGCCGACGGGCCGCTGCTGGCCTGCATGGTTCCGTCCTCGCCAAGCACGACGATGTAGTACTGGCCTTGGACGAACTCACCGTTGCGGTCGTTGAAGGCGGCCAGCGCCAGCTCCGGGCCCTTGGCCTGGAAGGTCAGCACGGCATTGTCGAGCAGAGCGCGGGCCTGGCTGGCGTGGCTGCGCTCCACCGAGCCAAGCGTCCGCTGCTGGGCCGGCTCCTGTGCGTGCAGCAGCAGCGGCACGGCGCCCAGCGTGGCGGATAGAGAGAGGGCGAGCAGCTTCTTGCGGTTCCGGTTCATGAACGACTCCTGACCTGATGGCGGGCGACTAAGCGGCCGCCCCGTATCCCCATGCTAGGCAGCCGCGGCGTAATTGATATTGGTCGAGAGAAGCAAAAGGGCAGGGCGAAAGGAGGAGATGTACGGCGACATGAGTTGTCGCATGGCGGGTGCAAGCTGAAATCGCCGGCTCGCTCCCCTGCGGAGCGGCCTGTAACCTAGCGACTTCTGTTCAAGCGGTGCACTCATGCTCAGCCTTTACCATGCCCCTGATCTGGAAACCCTCGGCGAACTGGCCACGCGCCTGCTCGCCCAGCCGCTCGCCGACCCCTTCGCCCCGGCGCTGGTGGTGGTGCCGAGCCAGGGCATGGGCCGCTGGCTGACGCTGGAGCTGGCGCGCAAGCAGGGCATCGCCATGCAGCTGGAGATGCAGCTGCCGGCCAAGTTCGTCTGGGACCTGAGCCGCACCGTGCTGGGCAGCCTGCCCGAGCAGTCGGCGTTCTCCCCGACGACCTTGACCTGGCGCCTCTACGGTTGGCTCTGCGAGCCGGCCAATCTCGAACTTGCGCCGCGCCTGGCGCAGTACCTTGACGGTGGTGACGAGCGCCGTCGGTTGTCGCTGGCGGCGAAGATCGCCGACGTCTTCGACCAATACCTGCTCTATCGCGACGACTGGCTGGCCGCCTGGGAACGTGGCGAAACCTTCGATCTCGGCCCGGACGAAGCCTGGCAGGCGCTCCTCTGGCGCGAGCTGACCAAGGACGGCCACCCGCACCGTGCCCGACTGCTCGACGATCTACTGCAGCGGCTCTACAGCGACGAACCCTTGCCCGGCCTGCCCGAGCGCCTGCTGGTGTTCGGCATCAGCAGCCTGCCACCGCACCACCTGCGCGTGCTCGATGGGCTGGCGCGGCATATCGACGTGGTGGTCTGCGCGCTCAACCCGAGCCGCGAGGCGTGGGGCGAGATTCGCGATATCCGCGAGCTGGCCAGGCAACCGGAGAGCGGTATCGATGACTGGTATCTGGACGTGGGCCATCCGCTGCTGGCCAGTCTCGGCAAGCAGGGTCGCGATTTCTTCGATTCCCTGTTCAGCCTCACCGCCAGCGAAGGCAGCCAGGAGTTCGGCCTGTATTCCGAAGATGACGACCTCAGCGACGACAGCCTCCTGCACGCCCTGCAGAACGACATCCTGCGCCTGCGCACGCGGCTACCCGATGAGCGCATCACGCTGGCCGAGGGCGACCGTTCTCTGGAAGTGCATATCGCCCATTCGCCGCTGCGCGAGGTGGAAATCCTCCACGATCAGCTGCTGGCGCGCTTCGCTGCTAATCCGGCGCTGTCGCCCGATCAGGTGGTGGTGCTGACACCCGACATCGAACGTTACGCGCCCTTCATCGAGGCGGTGTTCGCCCCGCGCGAGGGCAGCCCGCGGATTCCCTACAGCCTCGCCGACCGCAGCCTGCGGGCCGAAATGCCATTGATCGAGGCTTTCCTTGAATTGCTGATGTTGGCGCAGAGCCGTTTCGCCGCCGAGGAAATCCTCGCCTGGCTGGAGCAGCCAGCTATCGCCCGTCGCGCCGGTATCGAAAGCGAAGACCTGCCGCTGCTACGCGACTGGCTGCGCGAGGCCGGCGTGCGTTGGGGGCGCGACGGTAGCCAGCGCGTTCGCCTGGGGCTGCCGGACGAATCGGCCTTTACCTGGCGCCAGGGGCTGGACCGCCTGCTGCTGGGGTTTGCTGCACCGCCGCAGCTGGCCGGCGACCGCGCGCCCTTGCTTGGCGAGCACTGGCCGCTGGATGCGCTGGAAGGCGCGCGCGGGCAGTTGCTCGGGCGGTTGGTGGACTTCGTCGAACGTCTCGGCACACTGGCCGACCAGCTGGCGCGGCCGCGTCCGTTGGGCGAATGGGCGGACGACCTGCAAGTGCTGATCGATACGCTGTTCGACGAGCGTGAAGCCGGCGACACCTTGCTGCTCTTGTCCCAGGCTTGTGCCTCGCTGCGCGATCAGGCCCAGGCCGCCGATCTCACCCGCCCCATCGAGCTGGAGCTGGTGCACCAGCAGCTCAGCGCCGCGCTGCAGCAGGGCAGCGGCGCCTCGGGCTTTCTCACCGGTGCGGTGACCTTCTGCACCATGGTGCCGATGCGCAGCCTGCCGTTCCGAGTGGTCTGTCTGCTAGGGCTGGACGATGGCGCCTTCCCGCGGCGCACACCGCCGTCGGGCTTCGATCTGATCGGCCGCCACCCGCGCCGTGGCGACCGTGCGCGGCGCCTCGACGACCGCTACCTGCTGCTGGAGACGCTGCTCTCTGCGCGCGAGGCGTTGTACCTGTCCTATGTCGGCCGCGACCCGCGCGACAACGCCGTGCTGCCGCCGTCGGTGCTGCTCAGCGAGGTGCTGGAAGCCGTGGACATGACCGCCGTGCTGGCCGATGGCGCGCGGCCGGTCAGCCAGAAGATCCTCATTGCCCACCCGCTGCAGCCGTTCTCGCCGCGTAATTTCGGCGAAGCGCCCTGCGCCGGCTTTTCGCTGCCCTGGTTCCGCGCCGCCCAGCGCCTGGCCGAGCCGCCGCAGACTCAGCCGCAACCCTTCGCCAGCCTGCTCGCCGAGCCGGACGAGGCCTGGCTGACCATCGAGCCGTCGCAGCTGTTGCAGTGCTTCCGTCATCCGGCGCGCTTTCTGCTCGAGCAGCGCCTCGGTTTGCGCCTGGCTGACGATCAGGAAACGCTCGCCAGTGACGAGCCGTTCGATCTGGAGATGCCGGCTTGGAACGGCCTGCGCCGCCTGTCGCTGCAGGCCATGGAACATGGCTGGAGTGACGAAGAAGAGCGCCGCATGGCCTGTGCCGCTGGTTGGCTCCCCACCGGCGAGCTCGGCCAGGCGCTATGGGGCAAGTTGCGCGGCCCGGTCCGTGCCTTTGCGCCGCGCCTGTTCGAACTGCGCCCGGACGCGGTGCCCGAGCCGCTGCCGGTGGATATCACCCTGGCCGGTGTACGCGTGCATGGCTGGCTCGACGGCGTGACCCCGGCCGGCCTGTTCGGCTGGAAGCTCGGCCGCTTGGGGGAGTGGGACCTGCCGCCGTTCTGGCTGCGCCATCTGCTGCTCAATCTGTCCGCCACGCCCGGAATCGAGCGCAACAGCCTAATGCTTTCGCCAGCCGGCGACTGGCAGCTTGGGCCGCTGGCCAATGCCGCGCAGCTGCTGGAGCCCTGGCTGGTGGCCTATCGCTGTGCGATTCGGGAGCCGCTGCCGTTGTTGCCGCGTAGCAGCCATGCGTTTGCTAAGGGCTACCGCAAGCCGGCCCGTGGTAGCGAGCCGCTCGACTGCGCCCGCAAGCGTGCCCGCGAAGCCTGGCTTGGTGCCGAGTTCAGCCCCATTGCCGCCGAAGCTGAAGACCCCTGGAACGCCTTGGCCTTCCGTGATCGCGATCCGCTGGACGAGCGGTTCGAAACCCTGGCCGAACAGCTGATCGGCCCGGCCCTGGATGCCCTGGCCGATGAGGAGCAGGAAGAATGAAACTCGACCTCCTCGACTCCCCCTTCGACGGCCGCTCGCTGATCGAAGCCAGCGCCGGCACCGGCAAGACCTGGACGCTCACCGCGCTCTACGCCCGCCTGCTGCTTGAGCGGCAGCTGTCGGTGGGGCAGATCCTGGTGGTCACCTACACCACCGCCGCCACCGCCGAGCTGCGCGAGCGCATCCGCGCGCGGCTGGCCGACCTGCTGGCCGTCTATGAGGGTAAGCCGAGCGAGGATGATTTCCTCAACCGCCTGCACGCCCGCTACCCGGATGAAGCCTCGCGGCGGCGCCTGTTGCTGGCCGTGCATGGCTTCGACGAGGCGGCGATCTTCACCATCCACGGCTTCTGCCAGCGCGCCCTGCAGGACGCGGCTTTCGAGGCCGGTGGCGATTTCGACAGCGAGCTGACCGCCGATGACCGCGAGATCATCGACGCGCTGCTTGCTGATGCCTGGCGCAGCGAACTGGCCGATGCCGATCCGGTCTGGGCGCGTTTCCTCGCCAAGAGCCGGATCACGCCGGTGTGGCTGCGCCAGCGGTTGCGCAGTCACTTGGGCAAGCCTTACTTGCGCGTGGAACCGCAGGACTTGCCGGTGCCAACGGACCTACGCTCTGTCGAGGCAGCCTGGCAGCGCGCCGCGGGGCTCTGGCAAGAGGCCGGCAAGGCCTGGGTCGCTGAGCTGGTAGCCCATGGCGGGCTGAACCAGAGCACTCACAAGGGCATCAAGTTCACACCATGGCAGGTTGAACTGGACGCCTACTTTGCCGACCCGGCGGCGATGTTCGACCTGCCCGAGGGTGCGGCCAAGTTCGGCGTGCGCGCCCTGAGCAAGGCTTGCAAAAAAGGCTTCGACGCGCCCGTCTGCGAGCTGGCCCATGCACTGGACGAGCTGGCCGATCAGGTGGCCGACGCACTGCCGGCCGGCAAGCAGCGGCTGATCGCCCTGCAGGTGGCGCTGCTCGAGCGGCTCAACCGCGAGCTGCCTGAGCGCAAGGCGGCGCAGCGGCTGCTGGCCTTCGATGACCTGCTCAATCGCCTGGATCTGGCTTTGCAGGGCCCGGTCGGCGAGGATCTGGCGGCCTCGTTGCGAGCGACCTATCCGCTGGCGCTGATCGACGAGTTTCAGGACACCGACCCGATCCAGTACGCCATCTTCAACCGCATCTATGCCAAGTCAAGCGAGGCTTCGCTGTGCTTCGTGGGTGACCCCAAGCAGGCGATCTATGCCTTCCGTGGCGCGGATTTGGCGACCTACATGACTGCCAAGCAGCAGGCTGATCGCGAACCCTTCAACCTGCCGACCAACTACCGCTCCACGCCTGAGCTGATCGCAGCGCTCAACCAGCTGTTCAAGCATCCGCAGCCGTTTGCGCAACGCGATCTGCAGTACCCGCCGGTGGGCGCCGCCGAGAAGCCGCGGGCCAAGCTGCGCCTGGTGGAAGAGGGCGAAGCCGCGCCACTGTCGCTCGTGTGGCTGGGCGACGATCCGCTGGGCAAAGGCGAGGCCGCGCAGCTGGCGGCGAGCGACACCGCACGGCGCATTGCCCTGCAACTGGCGGGCGCCGGTGAAGGGCGTGCAGGCTTCGACAAGGACGGCGCGTTTACCGCGCTGAAAGGTGGCGATATCGCCGTGCTGGTGGCCAACCATCGCCAGGCCGGAATGATCGCTGATGAGCTGTCTGCCCGCGGCGTGCCCAGCGTTCGCCGTGGGCGCGACAGTGTATGGCGCAGCGAGGAGGCCACGGAGCTCGCGGCGGTGCTCGCCGCCTACGCCGAGCCGGGGCGCGAAGGGCTGCTGCGTTACGCCCTGGCCACGCGCCTGCTGGGCCGCAGCGCCGCCGATCTTGCCCGCTGTCAGGACGATCAGCAGCAGTGGGATGCCGAGCGCGAAGCCGCAGAGCGCTATCACCAACTCTGGCAGCAGCAGGGCTTCATGCGTGTATTCCGTGCCTGGCTAGACGAGCAGGCCGTAGCCGAGCGGCTGCTGGCGCGTGTCGACGGGGAGCGTCGGCTGACGAATCTGCTGCACCTTGGCGAATTGCTGCAAGCCGAAAGCCTGCTGCGCCCGGGGCTGGAGCCGCTGCTGGCCTGGTTCAATGCCCAGCGCGGCAGCGAAGGCGCGGGCGAGGAAGCCCTGCTGCGCCTGGAAAGCGATGCCGAACGGGTGCAGATCGTCACCATCCACACCAGCAAGGGCCTGGAATATCCGCTGGTGTTCTGCCCCTTCCTGTGGGACGGCAAACTGCTCGGCAAGAACCGCGACAGCGCCCGTTGCCACGACGCCGATGGCCGGCCGCTGCTGGACCTGGGCAGCGACGCGCTGCAAGACAACCTCGAACGCGCCCGGGAGGAAGTTTTCGCCGAGCAACTGCGCCTGGCCTACGTCGCACTGACCCGCGCGCGCGACCGGCTCTGGCTGCACTGGGGGCCTGTGAATCTCTGCAAACCAAAAAAGGATGGCAGCCTAGCGGACGAGGGTCTGCACAGCAGCGCCCTGGCCTGGCTGCTGCACGGCCGCGATCTCCCCGGCGAGCACCCTTTGACCGAGCTGGGCAATCATCTGGCCGACCTCAACGGCGGCAGCCTGCGCCTGGGCATCGAGCGACTGATCGAAGAAAGCAGCGGCCATATGGCCTGCCTGCCGCTGGAGGTGCGTGAAGCCAGTGCCCAAGGGCCCGGTCGTGCGGCAGCGCCTCAGCAGCTATCGCAGCTCACTCGCAGCCTGCACAGCGCCTGGCGAATCGGCAGCTTTTCGGGGCTCGCCGCCGGCATGCACATGGAGGCGCCGGACCGTGACGCTCTGGCGATCCCCGATGCCGGCGAGCCGGGCAGCGGGTTCTTCGCCTTTCCCCGCGGCGCACGGGCCGGAACTTGCCTGCACGCGATTCTTGAAGATTGGGCACGGGGAAAAGGCGATCTGCCGGAGCTGGTCGAGCCGGCACTGCAGGCTTATGGCTTGCCGCTGGAATGGAAGGACATCGCCACGACCCATCTACAGGGTGTGCTGGAGACTGACCTGGACAGCGCCGGCCTGACCCTTGCCCGCCTGCAATCGGCACGGCGGCTGCCCGAGCTGGGCTTCACCTTCCCGGTGCAGGAACTCGATGTGACGCGGTTGCGTACTCTGCTGACAGACCCTGACTACGGCCTCGCCGCTCCGCTGCGCGAGGCAGCGTCGCGGCTTGAATTCGACAGCCTCAAGGGCTTTCTCAAGGGTTTTATCGACCTGACCTTCGAGCACGATGGCCGTTGGTACATCGCGGACTACAAGTCCAATTGGCTAGGGCCTGATGCGAGCTACTACGGCGGTGAGCGGCTGCTGCAAGCATTGGCGGGCGAGCACTATTACCTGCAATACCTGATCTATCTGGTAGCGCTGCGCCGCTTTCTGCGTCAGCGTCTGGCTGATTTCCGCGACGATCAGCTGGGCGGCGCCTTCTACCTGTTCCTGCGAGGCATGCCCGACGCCGGCGTCTACTTCGCCCGCCCGCGCGACGCGCTTCTCGATGCGCTGGATCGGTTGTTCGAGGAGGAGCGATGATGCACCTCATATTCGCAGAAGCCCTATCTCGCGAAGGCCGATCACCCGC
Encoded here:
- the recB gene encoding exodeoxyribonuclease V subunit beta, which encodes MKLDLLDSPFDGRSLIEASAGTGKTWTLTALYARLLLERQLSVGQILVVTYTTAATAELRERIRARLADLLAVYEGKPSEDDFLNRLHARYPDEASRRRLLLAVHGFDEAAIFTIHGFCQRALQDAAFEAGGDFDSELTADDREIIDALLADAWRSELADADPVWARFLAKSRITPVWLRQRLRSHLGKPYLRVEPQDLPVPTDLRSVEAAWQRAAGLWQEAGKAWVAELVAHGGLNQSTHKGIKFTPWQVELDAYFADPAAMFDLPEGAAKFGVRALSKACKKGFDAPVCELAHALDELADQVADALPAGKQRLIALQVALLERLNRELPERKAAQRLLAFDDLLNRLDLALQGPVGEDLAASLRATYPLALIDEFQDTDPIQYAIFNRIYAKSSEASLCFVGDPKQAIYAFRGADLATYMTAKQQADREPFNLPTNYRSTPELIAALNQLFKHPQPFAQRDLQYPPVGAAEKPRAKLRLVEEGEAAPLSLVWLGDDPLGKGEAAQLAASDTARRIALQLAGAGEGRAGFDKDGAFTALKGGDIAVLVANHRQAGMIADELSARGVPSVRRGRDSVWRSEEATELAAVLAAYAEPGREGLLRYALATRLLGRSAADLARCQDDQQQWDAEREAAERYHQLWQQQGFMRVFRAWLDEQAVAERLLARVDGERRLTNLLHLGELLQAESLLRPGLEPLLAWFNAQRGSEGAGEEALLRLESDAERVQIVTIHTSKGLEYPLVFCPFLWDGKLLGKNRDSARCHDADGRPLLDLGSDALQDNLERAREEVFAEQLRLAYVALTRARDRLWLHWGPVNLCKPKKDGSLADEGLHSSALAWLLHGRDLPGEHPLTELGNHLADLNGGSLRLGIERLIEESSGHMACLPLEVREASAQGPGRAAAPQQLSQLTRSLHSAWRIGSFSGLAAGMHMEAPDRDALAIPDAGEPGSGFFAFPRGARAGTCLHAILEDWARGKGDLPELVEPALQAYGLPLEWKDIATTHLQGVLETDLDSAGLTLARLQSARRLPELGFTFPVQELDVTRLRTLLTDPDYGLAAPLREAASRLEFDSLKGFLKGFIDLTFEHDGRWYIADYKSNWLGPDASYYGGERLLQALAGEHYYLQYLIYLVALRRFLRQRLADFRDDQLGGAFYLFLRGMPDAGVYFARPRDALLDALDRLFEEER
- a CDS encoding cache domain-containing protein codes for the protein MNRNRKKLLALSLSATLGAVPLLLHAQEPAQQRTLGSVERSHASQARALLDNAVLTFQAKGPELALAAFNDRNGEFVQGQYYIVVLGEDGTMQASSGPSAALVGLNVADLKDAAGKSFIREILDKSTKQDSGEVEYKWLNPADNKVENKLSQFRKVGDHVLCVGYYIPRATAEHAKALLDRAVQQVKDKGAEAAFRNFNDPRGGFVFNDEYVFVIGLDDGRYRASGSSPNLVGVDVRNVNDAAGKPLFKEMIELARKQGSGSVDYVWRNPATNAVEQKHTLIQRVDDVLLGVGYYTRP
- the recC gene encoding exodeoxyribonuclease V subunit gamma, translated to MLSLYHAPDLETLGELATRLLAQPLADPFAPALVVVPSQGMGRWLTLELARKQGIAMQLEMQLPAKFVWDLSRTVLGSLPEQSAFSPTTLTWRLYGWLCEPANLELAPRLAQYLDGGDERRRLSLAAKIADVFDQYLLYRDDWLAAWERGETFDLGPDEAWQALLWRELTKDGHPHRARLLDDLLQRLYSDEPLPGLPERLLVFGISSLPPHHLRVLDGLARHIDVVVCALNPSREAWGEIRDIRELARQPESGIDDWYLDVGHPLLASLGKQGRDFFDSLFSLTASEGSQEFGLYSEDDDLSDDSLLHALQNDILRLRTRLPDERITLAEGDRSLEVHIAHSPLREVEILHDQLLARFAANPALSPDQVVVLTPDIERYAPFIEAVFAPREGSPRIPYSLADRSLRAEMPLIEAFLELLMLAQSRFAAEEILAWLEQPAIARRAGIESEDLPLLRDWLREAGVRWGRDGSQRVRLGLPDESAFTWRQGLDRLLLGFAAPPQLAGDRAPLLGEHWPLDALEGARGQLLGRLVDFVERLGTLADQLARPRPLGEWADDLQVLIDTLFDEREAGDTLLLLSQACASLRDQAQAADLTRPIELELVHQQLSAALQQGSGASGFLTGAVTFCTMVPMRSLPFRVVCLLGLDDGAFPRRTPPSGFDLIGRHPRRGDRARRLDDRYLLLETLLSAREALYLSYVGRDPRDNAVLPPSVLLSEVLEAVDMTAVLADGARPVSQKILIAHPLQPFSPRNFGEAPCAGFSLPWFRAAQRLAEPPQTQPQPFASLLAEPDEAWLTIEPSQLLQCFRHPARFLLEQRLGLRLADDQETLASDEPFDLEMPAWNGLRRLSLQAMEHGWSDEEERRMACAAGWLPTGELGQALWGKLRGPVRAFAPRLFELRPDAVPEPLPVDITLAGVRVHGWLDGVTPAGLFGWKLGRLGEWDLPPFWLRHLLLNLSATPGIERNSLMLSPAGDWQLGPLANAAQLLEPWLVAYRCAIREPLPLLPRSSHAFAKGYRKPARGSEPLDCARKRAREAWLGAEFSPIAAEAEDPWNALAFRDRDPLDERFETLAEQLIGPALDALADEEQEE
- a CDS encoding Na/Pi cotransporter family protein, translated to MLTLLHLLSSIALLVWGTHIVRTGIMRVYGSHLRRALGQSMGNAPLAFGAGIGVTALVQSSNATALLAISFVAQGLMALPTALAIMLGADVGTALMARVLTLDLSWLSPLLTLLGVCLFLSRKQTRVGQIGRVLIGLGLIILALQLIVHAAEPITEARGMQVLFSSLAGAGLISLPVALGLVIGANIGSGLLAWFNASLQPASARRVALGNLLYKLAGLIVLPFLGMLVAWMDTLGVSAQTQVIGFHLIYNSLRCEILLPTVKPMAQLCEYLLPERALDNGVAQPRHLDPAALDTPSLALANAVRETLRIGDMVELMLARLLEVLREDRPEPGDEIRRLDDDVDALYSGVKLYLAQMPREDLAEQEGRRWAEIIELAINFEQAGDSIEHMVSKVQHLKTSKRRSFSDSGLEELGQLHALLSANLRLGLSVFISGDSHGARQLLQQKRQFRKLERELAHAHVQRLHQQVVESIETSAAHLELIADMKRLNSLFCSAAYPALEGSGSGKTRTTGEPRVAHDMRMKEQPLPGRPA